The DNA region TTTCCCTAAAACTTGTGGATCTTCCTATCAATTACACGGTAGAATTGAATTTCCGTCCTCGCACAGGGATATTAAACACGTTGATCAAATATTCTATTCCACTATTAAAGTTCACTTCATCACTTTTCATAGTTAAAGGGAATGTTGTTATTTGGCAGCAGTCACTCAGACAACGAACTGTGGAAACCCACGGTCAATGATGCGTTAAATGTTACAAAGTGGAACAAACATAATCGCCTACCTGTGAGTTTTTACAAGAACCATCTTTAAGTAGCTGTAAGGAGAGAGATCCCCAGTCTAAGATGGAATTGTTGCTAAAACTTCATATTAATGCTCgtatttctttcatttttaaacAATCTTAGAATCAGTGTCCAGGGAGATTTCAGCAGCTTTttcagctcttctctgaatttcctttgtgtagctgcataaatacacgtgtttgggcAGGAACTCAAAAACTTCAGCATCGCTCCGGTTTCGGTGGCGATATATGCTGGGTTTGTGCGGTCGCCTCGGTATTGATTGATGTTTGTCAGTCTGTTCGTCAGAAAACTCACGCCATCTGTCAGCCACAATAGTATAAAAGTGCCCGAtatagtgaagagtaaaatgatggatttccttcgtttctccatctctggatcacactgattctcactgctgtgaccccggagtcccctgcgagcTCGACTGGTCACTAAAATCCGTCTGATCGTCAAAGAATTAAACAAGGCAATGAAAGTAAAAGGAAGCCAAACCCGCCAGATGCCGTGAAACCAGCTGTACGCTATAATTAGAGGTGAGGAGAGAATAGCCTCACTTACCCAGCAGCCCCACTGCACTTTGTTAATTATTCGTTCGGGTGCATATAGAAACAAAAGGGGAAAGTTCTTTAAAAAGGTAAGAACACAAACAGTTGTTATAACCGCGGCCGCAGTTCTCTCGATGCAATACTTGGTTTTAAACTTCTGGCAGCAGAGAGCGACAAAACGGTCAAATGTGAAGGAGACGGTGAACCAAACAGACAAATCGAGGGTGACAACTGTCATGTATAGAATGAGCCTACAcacgggagtgtgggagaggaatgaaagtgggaagtgataactGAAAATAAAATACACGATTATATTGATGATCATGACCAGCAGATCAGCTGTTGCCATCGCCACCATATAGACAGAGATACACTTGGAAAGGCCGCAGTTTCCTcgtgagagaatcacaattgtcatcaagttcgctgtaagaaagagaggagagaaataatATGCCTGTGTCTGATTGAATTACAGCATGCAGTATATGGAGATAACCATTGAGACCATTTTACTCCATTCAGTGAGATTGTTAACACGGTtcagggtgagaacaggattaataTTGGAGCGATTACCAGGGAAAGCTACTGACACATGTTCATGAACTGTTGCAGCGCTCACTCTGCACGGGGTGACAAGGCGGTCCCGAAATCGACTAAAAACTGTATGTTAGAGCTGGAAAGAACATTGCAAAATGATCAGATTAAGGGGAACGCAGAAAGGGCGGACCAACTTTTCATAATTTGGTCCTTACCTTATCAAACATGCAGTAAGAACAGTGAGACAGTTAACATGGATTAACAGGAAATATGTTACAATTGCTCACCGGGGATACTGACGGCtgcgagaatcgggtagtaaatTTCTTTTATCTGTAGAATAGTTACTTGCCCCATTTTCTGTGAGAATGGATGAATTCTGTCGGAGCTGCAAGACTCTGACGAGCGCACGGCTGAGGCGGGAGAAGGGATCCCTATATTTACACACACATCAATCATCCAGGGAGTCAATCAGGTTACATCACAATGAACAATAGTTGCAGTCATTGAACAA from Heptranchias perlo isolate sHepPer1 unplaced genomic scaffold, sHepPer1.hap1 HAP1_SCAFFOLD_65, whole genome shotgun sequence includes:
- the LOC137318117 gene encoding probable G-protein coupled receptor 139, producing MGQVTILQIKEIYYPILAAVSIPANLMTIVILSRGNCGLSKCISVYMVAMATADLLVMIINIIVYFIFSYHFPLSFLSHTPVCRLILYMTVVTLDLSVWFTVSFTFDRFVALCCQKFKTKYCIERTAAAVITTVCVLTFLKNFPLLFLYAPERIINKVQWGCWVSEAILSSPLIIAYSWFHGIWRVWLPFTFIALFNSLTIRRILVTSRARRGLRGHSSENQCDPEMEKRRKSIILLFTISGTFILLWLTDGVSFLTNRLTNINQYRGDRTNPAYIATETGAMLKFLSSCPNTCIYAATQRKFREELKKLLKSPWTLILRLFKNERNTSINMKF